One window of Trifolium pratense cultivar HEN17-A07 linkage group LG5, ARS_RC_1.1, whole genome shotgun sequence genomic DNA carries:
- the LOC123886060 gene encoding vicilin-like has translation MAIKAPFQLLMLLGIISLASSVSVSSRHDQENPNPFLFKYNRFQTLFENENGHIRLLQRFDKRSEIFENLQNYRLLEYNSKPHTLFLPQHNDADFILAVLSGRAILTVLNSNDRKSFNLERGDTIKLPAGTIAYLANQDDKQDLRVLDLVIPVNKPGQFQQSPTKIQ, from the exons atGGCAATCAAAGCTCCATTTCAACTTTTGATGCTGTTGGGAATTATTTCCCTAGCTTCCTCAGTTTCTGTCTCTTCTAGACATGATCAAGAAAACCCTAACCCTTTTTTGTTTAAGTATAACCGTTTTCAAACTCTTTTCGAAAATGAAAATGGTCACATCCGTCTCCTTCAAAGGTTCGACAAACGTTCCGAGATATTTGAGAATCTTCAAAACTATCGTCTTTTGGAATATAATTCTAAGCCTCACACACTTTTTCTTCCACAACATAATGATGCTGACTTTATCCTTGCAGTTCTAAGT GGGAGAGCCATTCTAACAGTGTTGAACTCCAATGATAGAAAATCCTTTAACCTTGAGCGCGGTGATACCATTAAACTTCCTGCTGGCACCATTGCGTATTTGGCAAACCAAGACGACAAGCAAGATCTTAGAGTATTAGATCTCGTCATCCCAGTAAACAAACCCGGTCAATTTCAG CAGTCCCCAACAAAAATCCAATAA
- the LOC123882888 gene encoding vicilin-like — protein MAIKAPFQLLMLLGIISLASSLSVSSRHDQENPNPFLFKYNRFQTLFENENGHIRLLQRFDKRSEIFENLQNYRLLEYNSKPHTLFLPQHNDADFILAILSGRAILTVLNSNDRKSFNLERGDTIKLPAGTIAYLANQDDKQDLRVLDLVIPLNKPGQFQSFLLSGSENEQSFLSGFSKNILEASFNADYEEIERVLIEEREKEPQHRRDLRDRRRHQSSEANVIVKVSREQIEELSKNAKSSSKKSASSESEPFNLGNRDPIYSNKFGNFVEITPEKNPQLQDLGILVNAVEIKEGSLLLPHYNSRATLIVAAVEGKGEFELVGQRNENQQEQREEDEEEEEEGQDRSRQVQRYRARLSPGDVFVIPAGHPVAVSASSNLYLVGFGINAENNQRNFLAGEEDNVISQIHRPVKELAFPGSAQQVDRLLKNQKQSYFANAQPQQRKEESQRKRGHVSSI, from the exons atGGCAATCAAAGCTCCATTTCAACTTTTGATGCTGTTGGGAATTATTTCCCTAGCTTCCTCACTCTCTGTCTCTTCTAGACATGATCAAGAAAACCCTAACCCTTTTTTGTTTAAGTATAACCGTTTTCAAACTCTTTTCGAAAACGAAAACGGTCACATCCGTCTCCTTCAAAGGTTCGACAAACGTTCGGAGATATTTGAGAATCTTCAAAACTACCGTCTTTTGGAATATAATTCTAAACCTCACACACTCTTTCTTCCACAACATAATGATGCTGACTTTATCCTTGCAATTCTAAGtg GGAGAGCCATTTTAACCGTGTTGAACTCCAATGATAGAAAATCCTTTAACCTTGAGCGCGGTGATACAATTAAACTTCCTGCTGGCACCATTGCTTATTTGGCAAACCAAGATGACAAGCAAGATCTTAGAGTATTAGATCTCGTCATCCCACTAAACAAACCCGGTCAATTTCAG TCTTTCTTACTTTCCGGAAGTGAAAACGAACAATCCTTCTTATCTGGGTTCAGCAAGAACATTCTAGAGGCCTCCTTCAAT gctGATTATGAGGAGATAGAGAGGGTCCTTATAGAAGAGCGAGAGAAAGAGCCACAACACAGAAGAGACCTTAGGGATAGGAGGAGACATCAAAGCTCGGAAGCAAATGTAATAGTCAAAGTATCAAGGGAACAAATTGAGGAATTGAGCAAAAATGCTAAGTCTAGCTCCAAAAAAAGTGCATCTTCTGAATCTGAACCATTCAACTTGGGAAACCGCGACCCTATTTATTCCAACAAGTTTGGCAACTTCGTTGAAATCACCCCAGAGAAAAATCCACAACTACAAGACTTAGGTATACTTGTCAATGCAGTGGAGATTAAAGAG GGATCTCTTTTGTTGCCACACTACAATTCAAGGGCCACACTTATTGTAGCAGCTGTTGAAGGAAAAGGAGAATTTGAACTTGTGGGCCAAAGAAATGAGAATCAACAGGAgcaaagagaagaagatgaggaagaggaagaagaaggacAAGACAGAAGCAGACAAGTGCAAAGGTACAGAGCTAGATTGTCTCCAGGTGATGTCTTTGTGATTCCAGCAGGTCATCCAGTTGCTGTGAGTGCTTCTTCAAATCTCTATTTAGTTGGATTTGGTATCAATGCTGAGAACAATCAGAGAAACTTCCTCGCAG gTGAGGAGGACAATGTGATAAGCCAGATACATAGACCAGTGAAAGAGCTTGCATTCCCAGGATCTGCTCAACAAGTTGATAGACTATTAAAGAATCAAAAGCAATCTTACTTTGCAAATGCCCAGCCTCAACAAAGAAAGGAAGAAAGTCAGAGGAAAAGGGGTCATGTATCTTCAATTTAG